In one Lolium rigidum isolate FL_2022 chromosome 3, APGP_CSIRO_Lrig_0.1, whole genome shotgun sequence genomic region, the following are encoded:
- the LOC124702627 gene encoding 3-ketoacyl-CoA synthase 5-like, translated as MSSSVQPMRVKAAYHRIVDNFQPVLLVSLAAASLVALMRLGTEELTSLVRELQPVHLFFTGFLPAAAVILYLMRRPCTVYLTDYACFHSSFNHPLARIPMASFVEHNKKTPSMNERSVRFISRLLERSGLGEETCLPAAHNFVPTHEYCTLDNARAEFELVVFSAIDDLLAKTGIAPDAIGILVVNCSLFCPTPSLVDMIIHKYNLRGDIRSMNLSGMGCSAGLISVGLARNLLQVAPRGSHALVVSTETITPNYYVGNERAMLLPNCLFRVGGAAALLSTSPVKARFRLKHLVRTHTGAGNDSAYRCVFQQEDDEGNVGINLSKDLMVIAGKSLEANITRIGPLVLPLREQLLFALSLVARKVFRAQTKPYIPNFSKAFKHFCIHAGGRAVIDELQKSLSLSDEQVEASRMTLHRFGNTSSSSLWYELAYMEAKGRMRKGDRVWMIGFGSGFKCNSAAWECIEPAPNADGPWATSIHRYPVVIPDVLKH; from the coding sequence ATGAGCTCTTCAGTTCAGCCCATGCGTGTCAAGGCCGCATACCACCGAATCGTGGACAACTTCCAGCCCGTTCTCCTCGTCTCCCTCGCGGCTGCGTCTCTCGTCGCCCTGATGCGGCTGGGGACAGAGGAGCTGACCAGCCTGGTCCGTGAGCTTCAGCCCGTGCACCTATTCTTCACCGGCTTCCTCCCCGCCGCGGCGGTTATCTTGTACCTAATGCGTCGTCCATGCACCGTGTACCTGACCGACTACGCCTGCTTCCACTCCTCCTTCAACCACCCCCTCGCCCGCATCCCCATGGCCTCATTTGTTGAGCACAACAAGAAAACGCCTAGCATGAACGAGCGCAGCGTCCGTTTCATTTCGCGGCTGCTGGAGCGCTCCGGGCTCGGGGAGGAGACCTGCCTGCCGGCAGCGCACAACTTCGTCCCGACGCACGAGTACTGCACCCTCGACAACGCCCGCGCCGAGTTCGAGCTCGTCGTCTTCTCGGCGATCGACGACCTCCTCGCCAAGACCGGCATCGCCCCAGACGCAATCGGCATCCTCGTCGTCAACTGCAGCCTGTTCTGCCCCACGCCATCCTTGGTCGACATGATCATACACAAGTACAACCTGCGCGGCGACATCCGCAGCATGAACCTCTCCGGCATGGGGTGCAGCGCGGGGCTCATCTCCGTGGGGCTCGCGAGGAACCTCCTGCAGGTCGCTCCCCGGGGCTCCCACGCGCTGGTCGTCTCCACGGAGACCATCACCCCGAACTACTACGTCGGCAACGAGCGCGCGATGCTCCTGCCCAACTGCCTGTTCCGCgtcggcggagcggcggcgctgcTGTCGACGTCCCCCGTGAAAGCTCGGTTCCGCCTCAAACACCTCGTGCGCACGCACACCGGCGCCGGGAACGACAGCGCTTACCGGTGCGTGTTTcagcaggaggacgacgagggGAACGTCGGGATCAACCTCAGCAAGGACCTGATGGTCATCGCCGGCAAGTCTCTGGAGGCCAACATCACCAGGATCGGGCCGCTCGTCTTGCcgcttcgcgagcagcttcttttCGCGCTCTCCCTCGTTGCGCGGAAGGTGTTCCGTGCCCAAACCAAGCCTTACATCCCAAACTTTTCCAAGGCGTTCAAGCACTTCTGTATTCACGCCGGCGGCCGGGCGGTAATAGATGAGCTGCAGAAAAGCCTCTCCCTCTCCGACGAGCAGGTGGAGGCGTCGCGGATGACGCTGCACCGGTTCGGAAACACGTCGAGTAGCTCGTTGTGGTACGAGCTAGCCTACATGGAGGCTAAAGGACGGATGCGCAAGGGCGATCGTGTTTGGATGATCGGATTCGGCTCAGGGTTCAAGTGCAACAGCGCGGCGTGGGAGTGCATCGAGCCTGCCCCTAACGCCGATGGACCATGGGCCACGTCCATTCACAGGTATCCGGTGGTCATTCCCGACGTGCTAAAGCACTAG
- the LOC124702628 gene encoding 3-ketoacyl-CoA synthase 6-like produces MSSSVQPMRLKAAYQRIVDNFQSLVIVHLAAASLVALVHLGPEELTSLLRELQPVHLFFAGFLPAAAVVVYLMLRPCAVYLVDYACFRTPYTSRVPFATFLEHSKQSPTLNSRSFRFISRLLERSGLGEETCLPTAQHCIPAHKYCTIDEARAEFELVAFSAIDDLLAKTGIAPDAIGILVVNCSLFCPTPSLVDMIIHKYNLRGDIRSMNLSGMGCSAGLISVGLARSLLQVAPRGSHALVVSTETITPNYYVGNERAMLLPNCLFRVGGAAALLSTSPVNARFRLKHLVRTNTGAGNDSAYRCVFQEEDDEGNVGINLSKDLMVIAGKSLEANITRIGPLVLPLREQLLFALSLVARKVFRARTKPYIPNFSKAFKHFCIHAGGRAVIDELQKSLSLSDEQVEASRMTLHRFGNTSSSSLWYELAYVEAKGRMRKGDRIWMIGFGSGFKCNSAAWECIEPAPNADGPWATSINRYPVVIPDVLKH; encoded by the coding sequence ATGAGCTCTTCGGTTCAGCCCATGCGCCTCAAGGCCGCATACCAGCGAATCGTGGACAACTTCCAGTCCCTTGTCATCGTCCACCTCGCCGCTGCCTCTCTCGTCGCCCTGGTGCATCTCGGGCCAGAGGAGCTGACCAGCCTGCTCCGTGAGCTTCAGCCCGTGCACCTATTCTTCGCCGGCTTCCTCCCGGCCGCGGCGGTCGTCGTCTACCTAATGCTTCGTCCGTGCGCGGTGTACCTGGTCGACTACGCCTGCTTCCGTACCCCGTACACCAGCCGCGTCCCCTTCGCCACATTTCTCGAGCACAGCAAACAATCTCCGACCCTCAACAGTCGCAGCTTTCGTTTCATTTCACGCCTGCTGGAGCGCTCGGGGCTTGGGGAGGAGACCTGCCTGCCCACAGCGCAGCACTGCATCCCGGCGCACAAGTACTGCACCATTGACGAGGCTCGCGCCGAGTTCGAGCTCGTCGCCTTCTCGGCGATCGACGACCTCCTCGCCAAGACCGGCATCGCACCAGACGCAATCGGTATCCTCGTCGTCAACTGCAGCCTGTTCTGCCCCACGCCATCCTTGGTCGACATGATCATACACAAGTACAACCTGCGCGGCGACATCCGCAGCATGAACCTCTCCGGCATGGGGTGTAGCGCGGGGCTGATATCCGTGGGGCTCGCGAGGAGCCTCCTGCAGGTCGCTCCCCGAGGATCGCACGCGCTGGTCGTCTCCACGGAGACCATCACCCCGAACTACTACGTCGGCAACGAGCGCGCGATGCTCCTGCCCAACTGCCTGTTCCGCGTCGGCGGAGCGGCCGCGCTGCTTTCGACGTCCCCCGTGAACGCCCGGTTCCGCCTCAAACACCTCGTGCGCACGAACACCGGCGCTGGGAACGACAGCGCTTACCGGTGCGTGTttcaggaggaggacgacgaggggaACGTCGGGATCAACCTCAGCAAGGACCTGATGGTCATCGCCGGCAAGTCGCTGGAGGCCAACATCACCAGGATCGGGCCGCTCGTCTTGCCGCTCCGCGAGCAGCTTCTGTTCGCGCTCTCCCTCGTTGCGCGGAAGGTGTTCCGCGCGCGAACCAAGCCTTACATCCCAAACTTTTCCAAGGCGTTCAAGCACTTCTGTATTCACGCCGGTGGCCGGGCGGTAATAGATGAGCTGCAGAAAAGCCTCTCACTCTCCGACGAGCAGGTGGAGGCGTCGCGGATGACGCTGCACCGGTTCGGAAACACGTCCAGTAGCTCGCTGTGGTACGAGCTGGCCTACGTGGAGGCTAAAGGACGGATGCGCAAGGGTGATCGCATTTGGATGATCGGATTCGGCTCAGGGTTCAAGTGCAACAGCGCGGCGTGGGAGTGCATCGAGCCTGCCCCTAATGCCGATGGGCCATGGGCCACGTCCATCAACAGGTATCCAGTGGTCATTCCCGACGTGCTAAAGCACTAG